A portion of the Hylaeus volcanicus isolate JK05 unplaced genomic scaffold, UHH_iyHylVolc1.0_haploid 12237, whole genome shotgun sequence genome contains these proteins:
- the LOC128883831 gene encoding DNA repair protein RAD51 homolog A-like, with the protein MIETENIHDVVRFQAPENLLSFDDEISTPKIVTNKQETTQQIHGPIRLNYLLSKGLRKSDIVLLNQAGFTTVESVAYSPNRALLAIKGISEQRCEKYKRAAKELVGMGFCSATRYMEARDNLIRFTTGSVQIDKILQGGIETGSLTELFGEFRTGKTQLCYTLAVTCQLPFEQGGAEGKCLWIDTEGTFRPERIRRIAERFKLNSENVLENVVYGKAFNTDHQLELIIEASALMVESRFALLIVDSATSLYRAEYVGRGELAARQNHLLQFLRRLHSLADTFGVAVVISNQVCAKIDMIPSFNFGRGVEKVPIGGHIMAHSSQTRLSLNKARGATRICKVYDSPSLPESEAVFLITEGGVSDVPDTFSPKFQNNKYANQDCQSDDSSS; encoded by the exons ATGAtagaaactgaaaatattcatgaCGTCGTTCGATTTCAAGCACCAGAAAACTTACTGAGTTTTGACGATGAAATATCAACACCAAAAATCGTTACCAATAAACAGGAAACTACACAACAAATTCATGGGCCTATACGattaaattacttattatCAAAAGGTCTAAGGAAATCAGATATCGTGTTACTTAACCAAGCAGGATTTACGACGGTGGAGAGTGTGGCATATTCACCTAACAGAGCATTGTTAGCAATTAAAGGGATTTCTGAGCAGCGgtgtgaaaaatataaacgcgCAGCAAAAGAATTAGTTGGAATGGGTTTTTGTTCCGCAACGCGGTACATGGAAGCACGTGATAATCTTATACGATTTACCACAGGAAGCGTAcaaattgacaaaattttaCAAGGAGGAATCGAGACAGGAAGTTTGACAGAATTGTTTGGAGAATTTCGTACAGGAAAAACTCAGTTATGTTACACACTTGCGGTAACGTGTCAACTTCCTTTTGAACAAGGAGGTGCTGAAGGAAAATGCTTATGGATTGATACAGAGGGAACATTTCGTCCAGAGCGTATACGTCGCATAGCAGAGCGATTCAAACTTAACAGTGAAAacgttttagaaaatgttgtttaCGGAAAGGCATTTAATACCGATCATCAATTGGAACTTATAATTGAGGCTTCCGCTTTAATGGTAGAAAGTCGGTTTGCACTTCTAATTGTAGATTCTGCAACGTCATTATACCGTGCTGAATACGTTGGTCGTGGTGAACTCGCTGCTCGTCAAAATCAtctcttacaatttttaagacgTCTCCAT agtcTTGCCGATACGTTTGGAGTTGCTGTCGTCATTTCTAATCAGGTTTGTGCCAAAATTGATATGATACCTTCATTCAATTTTGGAAGAGGAGTGGAAAAAGTTCCTATTGGAGGTCATATTATGGCTCATTCAAGTCAAACACGACTCTCATTGAACAAGg CTAGGGGAGCAACAAGAATCTGTAAAGTGTACGACAGTCCAAGCCTTCCCGAATCAGAAGCCGTTTTTCTTATCACAGAAGGTGGTGTCTCTGACGTACCAGACACTTTTTCGcctaaatttcaaaataataaatatgctAACCAAGATTGTCAATCGGATGATTCTTCTTCCTAA
- the LOC128883813 gene encoding uncharacterized protein LOC128883813: MHSNSNYLLVLFSKGISENVVSFFLKDLERYNVRNVEEYKDTALLFSRISNATSKVICVCAAQTCYTLMKDAVTQLSSPKNLHGLILFCGPYEEFYATWATKCPALKFLSHNLKEVRRAVVWCLSGGDFNSQGDAILLDDSNEALGVNEYQNQEYGSKSTLSINNTEIDQLSCRTIQTTQSFTRLIVLWFLHDIIGSRHVDIPLYTS; this comes from the exons atgcatagtaattcaaattatcttcttgttttattttcaaaaggaaTCAGCgagaacgttgtttcgttttttcttaAGGATCTAGAACGTTACAATGTTCGAAACGTtgaa GAATACAAAGATACAGCGTTGCTCTTTTCCCGAATATCCAATGCGACGTCCAAAGTTATTTGTGTGTGCGCCGCTCAAACCTGCTACACG TTAATGAAAGATGCTGTAACACAATTGTCGTCACCTAAAAACTTACACGGCCTAATACTTTTTTG CGGACCTTATGAAGAATTTTATGCAACTTGGGCCACAAAGTGCCCAGCGTTGAAGTTTTTATCCCATAACTTAAAAGAG GTACGACGAGCAGTGGTCTGGTGTTTATCCGGAGGAGACTTTAATTCTCAAGGTGATGCGATTTTATTAGACGATTCTAATGAGGCATTAGGCGTAAATGA ATATCAAAATCAAGAGTATGGTAGCAAAAGTACCCTATCCATCA ACAATACCGAAATTGATCAATTATCGTGCAGAACGATACAAACTACACAATCTTTTACACGGCTCATCGTTTTGTGGTTCCTT CATGATATAATTGGATCAAGGCATGTGGATATACCTCTATATACTTCTTAA
- the LOC128883711 gene encoding uncharacterized protein LOC128883711, with amino-acid sequence MQRLKDCLNNIKLQSTFNVETKSQSNEKIDINENVLKAPEIIDQEEPSSYLALDEISSVKSIRQGIIHRDTPNSSNFKRCQCLETPFNLNTSHYVHVEDTIFPNSSTIYSCRKNQNYRDCSSVSSLSNKENEPATFNNLSKELWASLNEKYCIEENLVFSLYNRSFREVLDSVIITFNTLGPIPSFVLLKKNGLLDPTSSEEIAAFLFFTQGLEKSRIGKFLSIPDDFNTEVVKHFLRFFDFKNVDLVSALRLFFSKFQPPGESQQLLRFVNAFSNAYVNDNSTVDMVPDTIAYLAYAILMLHTDQHNTKVRQKMTKDAFVKLLLTKDEKPAQDKKFYNSDLPLIFTRKYLEGVYDNVVTSEFRLFYTERDLLYSRLSKQEYLGLLQNTLFNSTLKKRLSNGTKHESLINEVIKKGVVFVKYCRTGTLRLRQLKVSDDEASLEWFPFGQQNVDLLGMKNKKIDRSIALVDIEDVTIEYFSRRGKIRGVRNIPEFCCTIYSTHRKLVLCESVATEFPLQAWASIILAISQRLKCSLLNENCGNGLNEVERVSNSQEELCPMSYAYETLSSQRFKLPPSNKEMHRQSKRFTASSCTHDEVIKSFTMVKGRSISIPGDVSHSSSRQLHDTLSTSKHSIDDVLDNCFIKRTQSEICVSRATKERSRNFSNLLTKTKSQKPTVSKTDSTNADGSKTDVVRMRSFSHMTHSANKNKKFYNPFDKTPFFKENQQSVETAAVLGHWKDILTNWDYHWHGLGACSSALNGQQSYSNFFRDSFSLNETQNVSFLNEWLVPAQQNRFSCKTEKHESGFLRESFLIKRTNTMLMDYEPLSSFSMSNEFLQDNPNKTGNFLTIPSWPLNTINHVIFLDFEIFRWLISGACRVSCKNVTSVKNVNDVATVSVEDISLLRPCIMGRICHYICYWYFDWNQEKRLLHKKTTTNFMKPVFDRMSGNLSDNGSKILCRSIPSQDIPNYGSHISRISDYLLGVWWLGLPDALRANLWLICFTNRAFPTELDDTLYSTTPRITNEKQPLCQQIFHILHDEIIKHSNHLQLLLPCPCQLYSGWFLGLQQTLIHTTRIYEGTFTQCESCCLMENIETNRKNKNFFNLCVSSDKGKISYNDYIPASCSYQMNTLHSVSVYRRSNSAPARLIISQHSTDPFSLPSFLNPSFYKTTVTNHTCFHCHEPLFLRKKKKCTPTNQLWFCAIVFLCSAYHDFLVKSPICFTSIIHLAAVCTSITTSRIVGLKLLHCIIFSTNLPVHDLLSLNNSESSHRTFVRFQLFQTLFSEKLPVLFKHFKTLQITPDFYLPVWFGQLFSGCMPIDQLVKVWDRIFLGGETIIFQVALGILHYHEVYLLTLTFKGCLRLLLQDFHQDLPLLETNLSGLKWHKELFDTTRLWRCIDRCRVNPVIVRSCTEGVHSLCTSEKLQQLLLKNSSMDS; translated from the exons ATGCAAAGATTAAAGGACtgtttaaataacataaaactCCAAAGTACTTTTAATGTAGAAACTAAGTCACAatctaatgaaaaaattgatatcaaCGAAAATGTACTGAAGGCACCAGAAATCATAGATCAAGAGGAACCATCATCTTATTTAGCCCTGGATGAGATTAGTTCCGTGAAATCAATACGTCAAGGAATCATACACAGAGATACTCCT aatagtagcaattttaaaagatgTCAATGCTTAGAAACacctttcaatttaaacacATCCCATTATGTTCATGTAGAAGACACAATATTCCCAAATTCCTCCACCATTT ATTCTTGCAGAAAGAACCAAAACTATAGAGACTGTTCTAGTGTATCATCTTTGtccaataaagaaaatgaaccAGCTACTTTCAATAACTTATCTAAGGAATTGTGGGCTtcgttgaatgaaaaatactgtattgaagaaaatttagtCTTTTCGTTATATAATCGTTCTTTTCGAGAAGTTTTAGACTCCGTTATCATTACTTTCAATAC gctaGGACCCATTCCTTCCTTTGTGTTATTGAAGAAGAATGGTTTATTAGATCCAACGAGTTCAGAAGAAATAGCagcttttctattttttactCAAGGCTTGGAGAAATCTCGT attggaaaatttttaagcATTCCTGATGATTTCAATACAGAAGTCGTGAAGCACTTTCTGcgtttttttgattttaaaaacgtTGATCTTGTATCCGcattacgattatttttttctaaatttcaacCTCCAGG ggAATCACAACAATTGTTACGTTTCGTTAACGCTTTTAGTAATGCATATGTGAATGATAATTCTACCGTTGACATGGTTCCAGATACAATCGCATATTTAGCGTATGCCATCCTTATGCTTCACACAGATCAGCATAATACAAAG gTTCGACAAAAAATGACCAAGGATGCCTTTGTTAAACTTTTGTTAACAAAAGACGAAAAACCAGCACAAGACAAGAAATTTTACAACTCAGATCTCCCTTTAATCTTTACCCGTAAATATCTTGAGGGAGTGTATGACAATGTTGTTACATCAGAATTTCGTTTATTCTACACTGAGCGTGATTTG ctTTATTCCCGATTGTCAAAACAGGAATACCTGGGTTTATTAcaaaacactttatttaattctacattAAAAAAGAGGTTATCTAATGGTACCAAACATG AATCCTTAATTAATGAAGTCATAAAAAAAGGCGTTgtattcgtgaaatattgtCGTACTGGTACATTAAGATTGCgtcaattaaaagtttctGAT GATGAAGCATCTTTAGAATGGTTTCCTTTTGGACAGCAAAATGTGGACCTACTTGgcatgaaaaacaaaaaaattgatcgttcTATTGCTTTAGTAGATATAGAGGATGTCACAATAGAG TATTTTTCACGCAGAGGAAAAATACGAGGAGTTCGAAATATACCGGAGTTTTGCTGTACAATCTATTCAACTCATCGTAAACTCGTTTTGTGTGAATCGGTTGCAACGGAATTCCCGTTACAGGCTTGGGCATCTATTATTTTAGCAATATCTCAGCGCCTGAAATGTTCTTTGTTAAAT GAAAATTGTGGAAATGGTTTAAATGAAGTGGAGCGTGTGTCTAACTCACAAGAAGAACTTTGTCCTATGTCATATGCTTACGAAACTCTTTCATCTCAACGTTTTAAATTACCTCCATCTAACAAAGAAATGCATAGACAAAGCAAAAGGTTCACTGCATCCTCTTGCACTCATGACGAAGTCATAAAATCTTTCACGATGGTGAAAGGCAGATCTATTTCTATTCCAGG AGATGTATCTCACAGTTCTTCTCGTCAACTCCACGATACACTAAGCACGTCAAAACATTCAA TAGATGATGTTCTAGACAATTGCTTCATTAAACGGACCCAATCTGAAATATGTGTTTCACGTGCAACCAAAGAAAGGAGCAGAAACTTTTCGAACTTATTAACCAAAACAA aATCACAAAAACCAACAGTTTCGAAAACGGACTCTACAAACGCGGATGGATCAAAAACGGATGTCGTGCGAATGCGCTCTTTTTCACATATGACGCACTCcgctaataaaaataagaagttTTATAATCCATTTGACAAAACACCA TTCTTCAAAGAAAATCAACAAAGTGTGGAAACAGCTGCCGTCTTGGGACACTGGAAGGATATTTTGACGAATTGGGATTATCATTGGCATGGATTGGGAGCATGTTCTAGTGCGTTAAATGGACAGCAAAGCTACTCCAATTTTTTTCGTGACTCATTTTCCTTGAACGAGACTCAAAATGTCTCTTTTCTTAACGAGTGGCTAGTTCCTG CGCAACAAAATCGTTTTTCTTGCAAAACGGAAAAACATGAAAGTGGCTTTCTAAGAGAaagttttcttattaaaaGGACAAATACAATGCTGATGG ACTATGAACCTTTGAGCAGTTTTTCAAtgtcgaatgaatttttacaag ATAATCCTAATAAAACCGGGAATTTTTTAACCATTCCCAGTTGGCCTTTAAATACAATCAatcatgtaatatttttggattttgaaatttttcgctGGTTAATATCTGGAGCGTGTCGTGTTTCTTGCAAAAACGTAACCAgtgttaaaaatgtaaatgatgtAGCAACAGTTTCCGTAGAggatatttctttattacgtCCTTGTATCATGGGACGCATATGTCATTATATTTGCTACTGGTATTTTGATTGGAATCAGGAAAAGAgacttttacataaaaaaacgacaacaaattttatgaaGCCAGTATTCG atagaATGTCTGGAAATTTAAGTGATAACGGATCCAAAATACTATGTAGGAGCATACCGTCACAGGATATACCTAATTATGGCTCACATATTAGTCGAATAAGTGATTATCTTTTAGGTGTATGGTGGTTGGGACTTCCAGATGCATTACGAGCCAATCTTTGGCTTATTTGTTTTACAAACAGAGCTTTTCCCACTGAACTCGATGATACCTTGTATAGTACTACACCTCGCATTACCAACGAGAAACAACCACTCTGTCagcaaatttttcatattctccatgatgaaattataaaacactCAAATCACTTACAACTCCTACTTCCGTGTCCATGTCAATTGTATAGTGGATGGTTTCTTGGTTTACAACAAACTTTAATACATACAACACGAATTTACGAGGGCACTTTTACTCAGTGTGAGAGCTGTTGTTTgatggaaaatattgaaacgaataggaagaataaaaatttttttaacttatgCGTTTCTTCTGACAAAGGGAAG ATATCATATAATGACTATATACCCGCAAGCTGTTCGTATCAAATGAACACACTGCATTCAGTCTCCGTCTATCGAAGGAGCAATTCTGCACCAGCGAGACTAATTATTTCCCAACATTCCACAGACCCTTTCAGCTTACCTTCATTTTTAAACCCCTCTTTTTATAAAACGACCGTAACAAATCACACATGTTTTCATTGTCACGAACCTTTGTTTTTAAG aaaaaaaaaaaaatgcacacCGACAAATCAATTATGGTTTTGCGCTATAGTTTTTTTATGTTCCGCATATCAtgatttttt AGTGAAATCACCCATATGCTTTACTAGTATTATTCATCTTGCCGCCGTTTGCACATCCATAACAACTTCTCGTATCGTTGGTTTGAAACTATTgcattgtattattttttcaacaaatcttCCCGTTCACGACTTattatctttaaataattccgaATCCTCACATCGTACATTCGTTCGTTTTCAGTTGTTTCAA ACTTTATTCTCTGAAAAACTTCCTGTcctttttaaacattttaaaacacTACAGATAACACCAGACTTTTATTTACCTGTATGGTTTGGACAATTGTTCTCTGGATGTATGCCGATTGATCAACTTGTTAAAGTTTGGGATCGTATTTTTCTTGGAGGAGAA ACGATTATCTTTCAAGTAGCCTTAGGTATACTTCATTATCATGAAGTTTACTTATTAACGTTAACCTTCAAGGGTTGCTTACGACTCTTACTACAAGATTTCCATCAAG ATTTGCCGCTTTTGGAAACCAATTTATCCGGTTTAAAATGGCATAAAGAATTGTTTGATACCACACGATTATGGAG ATGTATTGACCGATGTAGGGTCAATCCTGTTATCGTTCGTTCTTGTACTGAAGGTGTTCATAGTCTTTGCACATCGGAAAAATTGCAGCaattattgttgaaaaatagTTCAATGgactcttaa
- the LOC128883812 gene encoding uncharacterized protein LOC128883812 gives MKLLTSPYVFNGKINGGNRLFWSDDNLISIMGSEFLYVFDADILLQRNYKEKIPLNERLHNFPINFPYVINLSIKTIQNNTCDLSYLQSVIYVCCIKDKTLTNVSNLFVTALHSQVFTTMCEQNHGKTPTEKCDLYDTKNTSLMKQRKEQKHDLCNSFKESSETLVKRLLKMTKRFSIFCWGPSLCIREAPYPSPTFFIGTCDGSLLQLRHIDCQMRETVLVADINDYFEKHFEYWKCGKKQHVSKTICSNTYLHELCNTSQMNDFSLIQNISDNLQQTSFFYHVLTKYKTINIIFPATAINKTNKMFHGSLCAIAFRHFVTLWWLQESLDPKLSLNFGCLCVIEIPLLFEEDCIISCVFSDVFEDPQEFYHVALYTGSGFGDITSIHIRLQYVETQPTSMILVIERIVHIKYCSQPVTYLCVSPKEIMSGSIFLWLIVASLNQNIFCWVESFDLQTNTIQQCAPLTYVSTHESPVTGLCCVDLCCMDDKNFVVSIESIGLNATYVLNSVQLQISTEKQCTIVIQEHYTSFWSSEIGSYFYDAYQLLVNASKKKKTLLNSSFHLSKSSHTVKKNESIRLYGLESSPQKGAHCLVQDVSSIYQTETCYNLVGITIETFKYQSILNTVLNSLLVKWLRPLKNVIQKLITKQVPTNATCEVFIFSQLKLFYARQPMYWLMHKLQIREISTLKHLYLEEPFLGSDYEKDTFLFDPTKFFKTSSSFLKPEHLSLYKLLSKTLGMFHFDLKHSKFSESDNDFGSILCFLLYHFISFLKNLDPNTSSQYDTILNYLLYSLTSAFDIIKNILCEASKHFTEENLLTDINEKNAKELNELLKQKILMGFFHIELCRCLLSLWSLMEPAFASTWDSVPNYNLTYQIKKYFLYSCLNLSCFVQKNTQVSHKHTSIQNLLKAICLCVETKAPLCSSCLYCHKISECPYPYTNFYCSSENGISHTLPISYLTLDACRSVIGKAWHCALCGHTFEFPLADSKIPSIIPFLHNVPRGCPICFGNTRQSNIY, from the exons ATGAAATTGCTCACATCACCGTATGTTTTCAATGGTAAAATTAACGGAGGAAACCGTTTATTTTGGTCTGATGATAATTTGATATCAATCATGGGTAGTGAATTCCTTTACGTATTCGATGCTGATATTCTTTTACAAAGGAACTATAAAGAGAAAATTCCATTAAATGAAAGATTACATAATTTTCCAATCAATTTCCCATATGTTATAaatctttcaattaaaactattcaaaataatacatgTGATTTATCGTATTTACAAAGTGTTATTTATGTATGCTGTATTAAGGATAAAACTCTCACGAATGTTTCAAATCTTTTTGTTACAGCGCTTCATTCACAAGTCTTTACTACGATGTGTGAACAAAATCATGGTAAAACTCCCACGGAGAAATGTGATTTGTATGATACAAAGAACACTTCTCTAATGAAACAACGAAAGGAACAAAAACATGATTTATGTAATTCCTTTAAAGAATCATCTGAAACCCTTGTTAAAAGATTACTAAAAATGACAAAACG attttctattttttgttgGGGCCCATCTTTATGTATTAGAGAAGCTCCTTATCCTTCACCTACTTTCTTTATAGGCACTTGTGACGGATCCTTGTTACAATTACGTCACATCGATTGTCAAATGAGA gAAACAGTTCTTGTAGCCgatataaatgattattttgaaaagcaTTTTGAATACTGGAAATGCGGCAAGAAACAGCATGTTTCTAAAACCATTTGTTccaatacatatttacatgaATTATGTAACACCTCCCAAATGAATGATTTTTCTCTTATTCAAAACATCTCTGATAATTTACAGCAAActagttttttttatcatgttttgacaaaatacaaaactataaatataatatttccagcAACCgccataaataaaacaaataaaatgttccatGGTTCTTTGTGCGCAATCGCTTTTCGTCATTTTGTGACTTTGTGGTGGTTGCAGGAAAGCTTGGATCCGAAGTTATCTTTGAATTTCGGCTGCTTATGTGTTATTGAAATCCCTTTACTTTTTGAAGAAGACTGTATAATATCATGCGTTTTTTCAGATGTTTTTGAGGACCCTCAGGAATTTTATCATGTTGCTCTTTATACAGGGAGTGGTTTTGGTGATATAACGTCCATCCATATTAGATTACAATATGTTGAGACGCAACCCACATCTATGATACTTGTTATTGAACGTATCGTGCATATCAAATATTGCTCGCAACCAGTTACTTATCTTTGTGTCAGTCCAAAAGAAATTATGAGTGGTAGTATATTTTTATGGCTTATTGTCGCTTCGTTaaatcaaaacattttttgctgGGTGGAATCGTTCGATTTACAAACCAACACTATTCAGCAATGTGCACCCTTAACTTATGTTTCTACTCACGAATCACCTGTTACCGGTTTATGCTGTGTTGATCTTTGTTGTATGGATGACAAAAACTTTGTGGTGTCTATTGAATCGATTGGATTAAATGCGACATATGTGTTAAATTCTGTCCAACTCCAAATTTCAACGGAAAAACAATGTACTATAGTAATCCAGGAACACTATACATCATTTTGGAGTTCCGAAATTGGTTCTTATTTTTATGATGCATATCAACTTCTTGTTAACG catccaaaaaaaaaaaaacacttttaaat tcATCTTTTCATCTTTCGAAAAGTAGTCAtaccgtaaaaaaaaatgaatcaatcCGTTTATACG gTTTAGAATCAAGTCCTCAAAAAGGTGCTCACTGTCTTGTCCAAGATGTCTCTAGTATTTACCAAACAGAAACATGTTATAATCTTGTTGGAATCactattgaaacatttaaatatcaaagtataCTGAACACTGTCCTCAATTCTTTACTAGTCAAATGGTTACGACctttaaaaaatgtgattCAAAAACTTATAACAAAACAAGTACCAACTAATGCAACTTGCGAAGTGTTTATTTTCAGTCAACTTAAACTGTTTTATGCTCGTCAGCCGATGTATTGGCTCATGCATAAACTACAAATACGAGAAATTTCGacgttgaaacatttatacTTAGAGGAACCATTTTTGGGATCGGATTATGAAAAAGATACATTTCTGTTTGATccaactaaattttttaaaacgtcttCCAGCTTTTTAAAACCTGAGCATTTATCGTTATATAAACTTCTTTCTAAAACCTTAGGGATGTTCCACTTCGATTTAAAACATTCCAAATTTTCAGAAAGTGATAACGATTTTGGTTCAATCTTAtgctttttattatatcatttcatctcatttttaaaaaatttagacCCAAATACTTCGAGCCAAtatgatacaattttaaattatttactatacTCACTTACTTCGGCTTTTgacattataaaaaatattttatgtgaaGCATCAAAACATTTCactgaagaaaatttattgacCGACATTAACGAGAAAAATGCTAAAGAGttgaatgaattattgaaacaaaaaatattaatgggTTTCTTCCATATTGAATTATGCCGATGTTTGTTATCTCTTTGGTCTTTAATGGAACCAGCATTTGCATCAACATGGGACTCCGTTCCAA attataatttaacatatcaaatcaaaaagtattttttatacaGTTGCTTAAA CTTATCTTgctttgtacaaaaaaatactCAAGTTTCTCATAAGCATACCTCgatccaaaatttattaaaggcTATCTGTTTATGTGTAGAA ACAAAAGCACCTTTATGTAGTAGTTGTCTTTACTGCCATAAAATTTCCGAATGTCCTTATccatatacaaatttctactGTTCTTCTGAAAATGGTATTTCTCATACTCTTCCTATATCCTACTTGACATTAGATGCTTGTCGATCCGTCATCGGTAAAGCTTGGC ATTGTGCTCTTTGTGGACACACATTTGAGTTTCCTTTAGCTGATAGCAAAATACCTAGTATTATACCGTTCCTTCATAATGTACCACGCGGTTGTCCTATTTGTTTTGGCAATACCCGacaatcaaacatttattaa
- the LOC128883712 gene encoding uncharacterized protein LOC128883712 — protein MVISRRIVKETMNLATDPPPNIVATPDANNYRHFQIMLVGPSGTPYEKGLYRLELFLPERYPMEPPKIRFLTKIYHPNIDKLGRICLDILKSNWSPALQIRTVLLSIQALLASPEPDDPLDTSVAEHYKADRVGFVNTAKEWNRIYAITDS, from the exons ATGGTTATTTCCCGACGAATTGTCAAGGAGACTATGAATTTAGCAACAGATCCTc CTCCGAATATTGTAGCGACACCGGATGCCAATAATTATCGTCACTTTCAAATTATGCTGGTTGGACCGTCTGGAACCCCTTACGAAAAAGGTCTTTATCGATTGGAGTTATTTTTACCGGAACGTTATCCTATGGAACCCCCCAAAATTCGTTTTCTGACAAAAATATACCATCCCAACATA GATAAACTTGGCCGTATTTGTTTggatattttgaaaagtaaCTGGAGTCCAGCTCTCCAAATTCGTACAGTACTTTTGTCTATACAAGCGCTTCTTGCTTCACCTGAACCGGATGATCCATTAGATACATCTGTAGCTGAACATTATAAAGCAGATCGTGTTGGATTTGTAAATACAG CTAAAGAGTGGAACCGTATATACGCTATAACagattcttaa